In Risungbinella massiliensis, the genomic stretch GTTACAGTAGAGCCCGATTGCTCCTATTCCGATGTGGCAGAAGTTTTTGCCAAATACAAGGTTCCCTCCATCCCCGTTCTTCAAAATTCGAAACTAATGGGTCTCATTACTCGTTCCTCTATGATGCGAGGTTTAGCAGGAATGAAACCAGCTACGCCTGCGGAAGGAGGGATCCAACATGACTGAACAAAACTTTTTTTCCTTATTTATTCAGACCGTTCAAAATCGCTGGCCAGAAATCCTCATCGGACTACAACAACATCTATATTTATCACTGGTTTCCATTCTGATCGCCTCCTTGATTTCCATACCACTTGGTATTTACATCTCGCGACACAAACGCATTGCTGAACCGATCATAGGAGCCGTTTCTATTTTTCAAACAATCCCAAGTTTAGCCTTATTCGGTTTCCTCTTACCCATTTTTGGTATCGGAAGTACCACTGCAATCATTGCTTTGACGATTTATGCACTCCTCCCTATTTTACGTAACACCTACACTGGAATTATCGGAGTAGATTCATCTGTCATCGAAGCAGGACGAGGGATGGGTATGACCAACTATCAAATTTTGCGAATGATAGAATTGCCACTTGCCTTACCCGTTATCATGGCAGGTTTACGAACAGCAACTGTATTAACAATTGGTGTTGCTACACTATCAGCTTTTATTGGCGCAGGGGGAATGGGGGATCTCATCTACAGAGGACTTACCTCCACACGAAATGAGGTAGTATTAGCAGGTGCAATTCCAGCAGCGTTACTAGCAATCTTGTTTGATGTGATACTAAAGCGTATTGAGTTGGCAACCGATCCAAAACGCGGTCAAAAGTTCTCTATCAAAAAACTGGTCATTATCATTTTGGTTCCTGTCTTAGTATTAGGCGGCATTACCATCTATCAGGAAAATAAAGCGGACAAGACCATTGTTATATCAGGTAAAAATTGGACAGAACAATTGATTTTGCCCCATATCATTGCCGAATACCTCAAAAACAAAACAGACTACCCAGTCACAGTGAATGATGGTCTAGGTGATACCCCGATCTTGACCCAAGCAATACAAAAAGGCGACATTGATATATATGTTGAATACACAGGCACCGGACTACTAACCATCTTGAAAGAACAATATGATCCTAATATGACTCCAGATGAGATTTTCCAAAAAACACAAGCAGGCTATCGAGAAAAACTTCAATTGGAATGGTTAAAGCCACTTGGATTTGAAAACACCTATGCCATTACCTTAAATCCACAAGTAGCGAAAACATTAGGAATCCAAAACATTTCCGAGCTATCCAGTAGATCTCCAGAACTTCTCTTTGGAGGACCTGCTCCTTTCTATGAGCGAGAAGATGGTTATGATCAATTTGTTAAAGCCTATAACTTACAATTCAAGGAGAAGAAAAGCTTAGATTCCAATCTAATGTACTCTGCTGTAAAAGAAGGCGAAGTTGATCTAATCCCAGGTTTCACAACAGATGGCAGAATTGTTCGCTTCAATCTGCATCTATTAAAGGATGACAAAAAGTTCTTCCCCCCTTATTACGCAGCACCTATTGTGAATCAAGAAACATTAAAAAAATACCCTGAGCTAAAAGAGATACTAAATCAATTAGCCGGGAAGATTTCGAATGAAGAGATGGCAGAAATGAACGCTCAAGTCGATATCGATAAGAAGAACCCGAAAAAGGTTGCAATTAACTTCCTAAAAAAAGAAGGGTTAATTAAATAAGATTTCTATGAACATGACAGCTCTAGCGTAACTTGATTTCACTGGACAAGTACGCTAGAGCTGTTTTTGTATATAGATTCCGTGAGTCTGTTTATTTTATATATTTATCTGTCGTCTTTTGAATGTACTCATCTAGGTGTTCTGTTGGTAGCATTACAGAGTCGCCGTGACAAACTTCCAATCGCTTGGGTTGTAATTTCCTAACAATAGAGCTACTTTTCACTGCCTCTTTCATATCTGCAGTAAACATAGGGATCGGTCGATATAACTTCCCTTTTTTCGAGGTAAAAAGATCTCCTGCAAGTAATACTCCATCTTCTTCATGGAAGTAAACGACATGTCCAGGTGAATGCCCAGGTGTAAGATATGGAGTTAATCCACCAATTGATAGATTCTTTCCTTGGTCGTCTTCTGGAAGAGCTTGGCTTAGCTGCCTGGCTACTAATGGAGTAGCCTTTTTACGTCCTGGATATGGTAAATCCCCT encodes the following:
- a CDS encoding glycine betaine ABC transporter substrate-binding protein — encoded protein: MTEQNFFSLFIQTVQNRWPEILIGLQQHLYLSLVSILIASLISIPLGIYISRHKRIAEPIIGAVSIFQTIPSLALFGFLLPIFGIGSTTAIIALTIYALLPILRNTYTGIIGVDSSVIEAGRGMGMTNYQILRMIELPLALPVIMAGLRTATVLTIGVATLSAFIGAGGMGDLIYRGLTSTRNEVVLAGAIPAALLAILFDVILKRIELATDPKRGQKFSIKKLVIIILVPVLVLGGITIYQENKADKTIVISGKNWTEQLILPHIIAEYLKNKTDYPVTVNDGLGDTPILTQAIQKGDIDIYVEYTGTGLLTILKEQYDPNMTPDEIFQKTQAGYREKLQLEWLKPLGFENTYAITLNPQVAKTLGIQNISELSSRSPELLFGGPAPFYEREDGYDQFVKAYNLQFKEKKSLDSNLMYSAVKEGEVDLIPGFTTDGRIVRFNLHLLKDDKKFFPPYYAAPIVNQETLKKYPELKEILNQLAGKISNEEMAEMNAQVDIDKKNPKKVAINFLKKEGLIK
- a CDS encoding MBL fold metallo-hydrolase, which produces MKIRQISEHVWSLRTWMLIPIHVWVVVDEEGVTLVDAGLSMMAKGILKFIDQLEAGPLQRIVLTHGHSDHVGAVKKIVEATRVPVYAHRIEIPYMEGDLPYPGRKKATPLVARQLSQALPEDDQGKNLSIGGLTPYLTPGHSPGHVVYFHEEDGVLLAGDLFTSKKGKLYRPIPMFTADMKEAVKSSSIVRKLQPKRLEVCHGDSVMLPTEHLDEYIQKTTDKYIK